One window of Phycisphaeraceae bacterium genomic DNA carries:
- a CDS encoding antitoxin family protein has product MVQIVRAIYEGGVLRPEERLDLAEHQRVRVTVERLESTSSEQRTAALQEPFRLAGSMGWPPSTHLSTDRQRSR; this is encoded by the coding sequence ATGGTCCAGATCGTGCGTGCTATTTACGAGGGTGGGGTGTTGAGGCCCGAGGAGCGGCTGGATCTTGCGGAGCATCAACGCGTACGAGTGACCGTCGAGCGTCTCGAATCGACATCGAGCGAGCAGCGAACCGCAGCATTGCAAGAGCCCTTCCGGTTGGCGGGTTCGATGGGCTGGCCACCATCAACCCACTTGTCGACTGATCGGCAACGCTCACGATGA
- a CDS encoding glycosyltransferase encodes MRIDTHVHSRASDGPALAALGLINCPECYSEPERIYDMAKVRGMDLVTITDHDTIKGALELHERGFQDFIIGQEFTVYFPEDRCKLHVLMWGLTPEINEQLHGHGLREDVYAFSRFLREHNIAHSLAHPLYVQNGRLSRWHVERASLLFRSFETLNGAHSATLRDPIELFLRTLTPALMQEIEQRHGMESLWSRPWLKGRTAGSDDHGLLNIGRSWTEVRSEDNAPIRDPAEFFRRVMAGQSEVGGIAGHSSLLAHQFTTVGANYYAKNLHDLPSPTGRLLASKLLRFAGIEAEAPSKPRVALHVLKRKLFKRKKKTLPIVNALRESIGPALEQFPEIRAKLRPEAWREGAALGDHDRMAEFMDTLSASVSHALSSSVVRSVKKRDRNALADHLLSYGILQAAQAPYIYSLFHQNKERNFVERFAHEIAPPGSGASPLERPMRVSLFTDTLGDVNGVCRFIENVALQANNVGRDLQVITSTRFTCPDYPNVYNFEPAVAFKMPKYDKLEICLPPITRMLRHLDRHQPDVLHISTPGPVGMVGYIAAKMLRIPVLGVYHTDFPAYVDRLFDDHVFTKACEKYMRAFYKPFWAIFTRSQDYVESLVKLGMDRAKVMPLMPGFETDQFHVRFKDRSIWQRLGCDADSLKVLFVGRVSVEKNMPFMTQIWKQVCQRNREQGINAELIIVGDGPYRERMQQELKGLPVKFLGFRRGEELSTIYASSDMFVFPSVTDTLGQVVLESQGSGLPVFVTDQGGPKEVVVEGVSGHVLSVDRPNDWVERIVGLLADDERRTRMSHAAHASVQRYSLANSFDDFWEVHTRAWHTHLATQGITPRTQPVPEPAPAPEIRVANRAHTPTV; translated from the coding sequence GTGCGTATTGACACGCACGTGCATTCCCGCGCGTCTGACGGTCCGGCACTTGCGGCTCTGGGGCTCATCAACTGCCCTGAGTGCTACTCCGAGCCGGAGCGGATCTACGACATGGCCAAGGTCCGGGGGATGGACCTTGTGACGATCACGGACCACGACACGATCAAGGGCGCGCTGGAGCTGCACGAGCGGGGCTTTCAGGACTTCATCATCGGCCAGGAGTTCACGGTCTACTTCCCGGAGGATCGCTGCAAGCTGCACGTGCTGATGTGGGGGCTCACGCCCGAGATCAACGAGCAGTTGCACGGGCACGGGCTTCGGGAAGACGTGTACGCGTTTTCTCGATTCCTTCGCGAACACAATATCGCCCACTCGCTGGCGCACCCGCTGTACGTTCAGAACGGGCGGCTCAGCCGATGGCACGTCGAGCGGGCGTCGCTGCTTTTCCGCTCCTTCGAGACGCTGAATGGTGCGCACTCGGCGACGCTGCGTGACCCGATCGAGTTGTTCCTGCGGACGCTGACACCTGCGCTGATGCAGGAGATCGAGCAGCGACATGGGATGGAGTCGCTGTGGTCTCGTCCGTGGCTGAAGGGGCGCACTGCGGGTTCCGACGATCACGGGTTGTTGAACATCGGGCGTTCGTGGACCGAGGTTCGATCGGAGGACAATGCGCCGATCCGTGATCCAGCCGAGTTCTTTCGGCGTGTGATGGCGGGCCAGTCGGAGGTGGGTGGGATCGCGGGGCACTCGTCGCTTTTGGCGCATCAGTTCACGACGGTCGGAGCCAACTACTACGCGAAGAACCTGCACGATCTGCCGTCGCCGACGGGCCGGCTTCTGGCTTCGAAGCTGCTGCGGTTTGCGGGGATTGAGGCGGAGGCGCCGAGCAAGCCGCGCGTCGCACTGCACGTGCTGAAGCGGAAGTTGTTCAAGCGGAAGAAGAAGACGCTGCCCATCGTGAACGCGCTGCGTGAGAGCATCGGCCCCGCGCTCGAGCAGTTCCCGGAGATTCGCGCGAAACTCAGGCCCGAGGCGTGGCGAGAGGGCGCGGCCCTCGGCGACCACGATCGCATGGCCGAGTTCATGGACACGCTCAGCGCGTCCGTCTCGCACGCGCTCTCGTCGTCGGTGGTCCGATCGGTGAAGAAGCGAGACCGCAACGCGCTGGCAGACCATCTGCTTTCTTACGGCATTCTTCAGGCGGCCCAGGCGCCCTACATCTACTCGCTCTTCCACCAGAACAAGGAGCGGAACTTCGTCGAGCGTTTCGCACACGAGATTGCCCCCCCGGGCTCCGGCGCGAGCCCCCTGGAGCGTCCTATGCGCGTCAGTCTGTTCACGGACACGCTCGGCGATGTCAACGGTGTCTGCCGCTTCATCGAGAACGTCGCCCTCCAGGCGAACAACGTGGGGCGTGACCTGCAGGTGATCACGTCGACACGGTTCACGTGCCCGGACTACCCGAACGTCTACAACTTCGAGCCGGCTGTCGCGTTCAAGATGCCCAAGTACGACAAGCTCGAGATCTGCCTGCCGCCGATCACGCGGATGCTGCGTCATCTGGACCGCCATCAGCCCGATGTGCTCCACATCTCGACGCCCGGCCCGGTCGGTATGGTCGGCTATATTGCCGCGAAGATGCTGCGCATCCCCGTGCTCGGTGTCTATCACACCGACTTCCCGGCCTATGTCGATCGCTTGTTCGATGACCACGTCTTCACCAAGGCGTGCGAGAAGTACATGCGGGCGTTCTATAAGCCGTTCTGGGCGATCTTCACGCGCTCGCAGGACTACGTGGAATCGCTCGTGAAGCTCGGGATGGATCGTGCGAAGGTCATGCCCCTCATGCCCGGCTTCGAGACCGATCAGTTCCACGTCCGGTTCAAGGACCGTTCGATCTGGCAGCGGCTGGGATGCGATGCCGACTCGCTCAAGGTTCTCTTCGTCGGGCGCGTGAGCGTCGAGAAGAACATGCCCTTCATGACGCAGATCTGGAAGCAGGTCTGCCAACGCAATCGCGAGCAGGGGATCAACGCCGAGCTGATCATCGTCGGCGATGGTCCGTACCGCGAACGGATGCAGCAGGAACTCAAGGGTCTGCCCGTGAAGTTCCTGGGCTTCAGGCGCGGCGAGGAACTCTCGACGATCTATGCCTCCAGCGACATGTTCGTCTTCCCCTCCGTGACCGACACGCTCGGGCAGGTCGTGCTCGAGTCGCAGGGATCGGGGCTTCCGGTCTTTGTCACCGATCAGGGCGGCCCGAAGGAGGTCGTGGTCGAGGGCGTGAGCGGCCACGTGCTCAGTGTCGATCGCCCCAACGATTGGGTCGAGCGCATCGTCGGCCTGCTCGCCGACGATGAACGCCGCACGCGGATGTCCCACGCGGCACACGCTTCCGTGCAGCGGTACTCCCTCGCGAATTCATTCGACGATTTCTGGGAAGTACACACCCGGGCCTGGCACACGCACCTTGCGACGCAGGGCATCACCCCGCGGACACAGCCCGTGCCGGAGCCGGCGCCAGCGCCAGAGATACGGGTGGCGAACAGAGCGCATACCCCGACAGTCTGA